A single Acidaminococcus sp. DNA region contains:
- the serS gene encoding serine--tRNA ligase has product MLDLKFVREHTDEVIEALKNRHTEVDMDAFKKLDQQRRDLLQEVEADKSLRNSVSAEISKMKRNGEDASEKIAAMRELGDKIAEGDKKLKDVETRLHDIMLTIPNMPAPDVPIGKDDSENPEVRKWGEPTHFDFEPKAHWDIGEELGILDAERAAKVSGGRFYYYLGLGAKLERAVYNFMLDQHTQKDGYTEVIPPYIVSRETMTGTGQLPKFHEDMYRLDGMEMYLIPTAEVPLTNYYRDEIIDGSKLPIYLTAMTPCFRAEAGSAGRDTRGLIRQHQFHKVEMVKFTKPEDSYDELEKLTNNAEDILKALKLPYHVVCLCTGDLGFSAAKCYDLEVWFPAQHKYREISSCSNCVDFQARRANIRFRRDSKSKPEYVHTLNGSGLAVGRTVAAILENYQQEDGSVVVPEVLRPYMGVDVITKR; this is encoded by the coding sequence ATGTTAGATTTGAAATTTGTCCGTGAACATACGGATGAGGTAATCGAAGCCTTGAAGAACCGCCATACCGAAGTCGATATGGATGCGTTCAAGAAACTTGATCAGCAGCGTCGTGATTTGCTGCAGGAAGTGGAAGCAGATAAGAGCCTGCGCAACAGTGTTTCCGCGGAAATCAGCAAGATGAAGAGGAATGGGGAAGACGCTTCCGAGAAGATTGCTGCGATGCGGGAACTGGGCGATAAGATTGCCGAAGGCGATAAGAAGTTAAAAGATGTGGAAACCCGCCTTCATGATATTATGCTGACTATCCCGAATATGCCGGCTCCGGACGTACCCATCGGCAAAGACGATTCCGAGAACCCGGAAGTCCGCAAATGGGGTGAACCGACTCATTTTGATTTTGAACCGAAGGCCCATTGGGATATCGGGGAAGAACTGGGCATTCTTGATGCAGAACGGGCCGCTAAAGTATCCGGCGGCCGCTTCTACTATTATCTTGGCCTCGGTGCTAAACTGGAACGTGCGGTCTATAACTTCATGCTGGATCAGCACACTCAGAAAGATGGCTATACGGAAGTGATTCCGCCCTATATCGTTTCTCGGGAAACCATGACCGGTACGGGCCAACTGCCTAAGTTCCATGAAGATATGTATCGTCTTGACGGTATGGAAATGTACCTGATTCCGACGGCTGAAGTTCCTCTTACGAACTACTACCGCGATGAAATTATTGATGGCTCCAAGCTGCCGATTTACCTGACCGCTATGACGCCTTGCTTCCGTGCTGAAGCAGGTTCTGCCGGTCGTGATACGCGCGGTTTGATTCGTCAGCATCAATTCCACAAAGTGGAAATGGTCAAATTTACCAAACCGGAAGATTCTTATGATGAACTGGAGAAACTCACCAACAACGCAGAAGATATCCTGAAAGCGCTGAAACTTCCGTATCATGTCGTTTGCCTCTGCACGGGCGACCTCGGCTTCTCCGCTGCAAAGTGCTATGATCTGGAAGTCTGGTTCCCGGCACAGCACAAATATCGTGAGATTTCTTCCTGCTCCAACTGCGTGGACTTCCAGGCAAGAAGGGCCAATATCCGCTTCCGCCGCGACAGCAAGTCCAAACCGGAATACGTCCATACCCTCAACGGTTCCGGCCTCGCTGTTGGCCGTACGGTGGCCGCTATCCTGGAAAACTATCAGCAGGAGGACGGCAGTGTCGTAGTTCCTGAGGTTCTCAGACCATATATGGGTGTAGACGTCATTACGAAACGCTGA
- a CDS encoding carbon starvation protein A: MISFFVCLAILILGYFIYGGYVESCFRPPIDDRKTPAYRLEDGVDYVPMDTPRVFLIQLLNIAGLGPIFGALAGAMWGPAVFLWITFGTVFAGGVHDFISGLLSERNDGASIAEIVGKYLGPTMKTVMRVFSVVLLILVGVAFTTGPAGLLTKITTQSFNFWLVVLLIYYFVATFLPIDKVIGRLYPVFGFCLIFMAVGVCVMLFAKGYNIPEIAFVNMHPKGTPVWPIMFITVACGAISGFHSTQSPLMARCIKSERECHKIFYGAMVCEGIIALIWAAAGCSFYNGTSGLAKAFVTYKGAGGVVYDICKGLMGGVGTVIAMIGVIACPVSSADTAFRSARYTICDWFRIDQKTIASRLKLSVPIILIGGILTQVDVTILWRYFSWTNQTLAMFVLWAGAMYLLANKGNYWIALIPGTFMSAVSCTYILMAKEGLGLSTTVAYPAGIVVAIIANILFWKRAKRVEKGEIDLADKPVEG; encoded by the coding sequence ATGATTAGCTTTTTTGTGTGTCTTGCTATCCTAATTCTTGGCTATTTCATTTACGGCGGGTATGTTGAGAGCTGCTTCCGTCCTCCTATCGATGACAGAAAGACTCCGGCATACAGACTGGAAGATGGCGTTGACTATGTCCCGATGGACACGCCGCGCGTATTCCTTATCCAGCTGCTGAACATTGCTGGCCTGGGTCCTATCTTTGGTGCTCTGGCTGGTGCAATGTGGGGTCCTGCCGTATTCCTGTGGATCACCTTCGGTACGGTGTTTGCCGGCGGTGTCCATGACTTCATTTCCGGCCTGCTGTCCGAACGTAATGACGGCGCCAGCATCGCTGAAATCGTAGGTAAGTACCTTGGCCCTACGATGAAGACGGTTATGCGTGTCTTCTCTGTTGTCCTGTTGATCCTTGTAGGTGTTGCCTTCACGACTGGCCCTGCCGGCCTGCTGACGAAGATTACGACTCAGAGCTTCAACTTCTGGCTGGTTGTTCTGCTGATTTACTATTTCGTCGCAACCTTCCTGCCAATTGATAAAGTCATTGGCAGACTGTATCCGGTCTTTGGCTTCTGCCTGATTTTCATGGCAGTCGGCGTTTGTGTAATGCTCTTTGCTAAAGGTTACAACATTCCTGAAATTGCTTTCGTCAATATGCATCCGAAAGGAACTCCGGTTTGGCCGATTATGTTCATCACCGTTGCCTGCGGTGCTATTTCCGGTTTCCATTCCACTCAGTCTCCTCTGATGGCTCGCTGCATCAAGAGTGAACGTGAATGCCATAAGATTTTCTACGGTGCTATGGTTTGCGAAGGTATCATTGCTCTGATTTGGGCTGCAGCTGGCTGCTCCTTCTACAATGGTACTTCCGGACTGGCTAAAGCTTTCGTCACCTACAAAGGTGCCGGCGGCGTTGTCTATGATATCTGCAAAGGCCTGATGGGCGGTGTTGGTACCGTTATCGCTATGATCGGTGTTATTGCCTGCCCTGTATCTTCTGCTGATACGGCATTCCGCAGTGCTCGTTACACCATTTGCGACTGGTTCCGCATTGATCAGAAGACTATTGCAAGCCGTCTGAAACTTTCTGTACCTATCATCCTGATTGGTGGTATTCTGACTCAGGTTGACGTAACCATTCTTTGGAGATATTTCTCCTGGACGAACCAGACTCTGGCTATGTTTGTTCTGTGGGCCGGTGCTATGTACCTGCTGGCTAACAAGGGCAACTACTGGATTGCTCTGATTCCTGGTACCTTCATGAGTGCAGTATCCTGCACCTACATTCTGATGGCTAAGGAAGGCCTTGGTCTTTCTACTACCGTCGCTTATCCTGCTGGTATCGTTGTCGCTATCATTGCAAACATCCTGTTCTGGAAGCGCGCAAAGAGAGTTGAAAAGGGCGAAATCGATCTGGCTGATAAACCTGTTGAAGGCTGA
- a CDS encoding NAD-dependent protein deacylase, giving the protein METEELQQKIETLAQWVRDSDNIVFFGGAGVSTESGIPDFRSVDGLYHMKYKFPPETILSHTFFCENTEEFYRFYRDKMLCLDAQPNAAHKKLAQWEQEGKLKAIVTQNIDGLHQAAGSKNVLELHGSVHRNYCTKCHKFFDAAYMKQTTGIPHCDKCGGLIKPDVVLYEEGLDMDILEAAVRFISDADMLIIGGTSLVVYPAAGLIRYYRGHKLVLINKGSTTYDQDADLIIPDAIGKVMSQLP; this is encoded by the coding sequence ATGGAAACCGAAGAACTGCAGCAAAAGATTGAGACTTTGGCCCAGTGGGTCAGAGATAGCGACAATATTGTCTTTTTTGGCGGTGCCGGCGTTTCGACAGAAAGCGGGATACCTGACTTCCGTAGTGTGGATGGCTTGTATCATATGAAATATAAATTCCCGCCGGAGACGATTTTGAGTCATACATTTTTCTGTGAAAATACCGAGGAGTTTTATCGTTTTTATCGTGATAAAATGCTGTGCCTCGACGCGCAGCCCAATGCGGCACATAAAAAATTGGCTCAGTGGGAACAGGAAGGCAAACTAAAGGCTATTGTGACACAGAACATCGATGGGTTACATCAGGCGGCGGGCAGCAAGAATGTATTGGAACTGCACGGCAGTGTGCATCGGAATTATTGCACAAAGTGCCATAAATTCTTTGATGCTGCTTACATGAAGCAGACGACGGGAATTCCGCATTGTGATAAGTGCGGCGGACTCATTAAACCGGATGTTGTCCTCTATGAAGAAGGGCTTGATATGGATATCCTGGAGGCTGCAGTGCGTTTCATTTCTGACGCAGATATGCTGATCATCGGGGGCACTTCACTAGTGGTTTATCCGGCAGCCGGGCTGATTCGTTATTACCGCGGTCATAAACTCGTACTCATTAACAAGGGGAGTACGACTTATGACCAGGATGCTGATCTCATTATTCCGGATGCTATCGGTAAGGTCATGTCACAGCTGCCTTGA
- a CDS encoding NAD(P)-dependent oxidoreductase, translating into MKNIGFIGTGIMGKSMLRNLKKAGYTMHCYARHPEKVADLKAEGVTVHPTIAECVKACDIMITIVGFPKDVEEVYFGKGAIFESAHEGMYIIDMTTTSPTLSKKLYAQGKKQGLHVMDAPVTGGDTGARNGTLSILVGGDKADYEKMLPVFKGMGTNINYMGAAGNGQHAKMANQIMIAGAMSGVCEGLNYAKAEGLDLETLLKAVSTGAAGSAQLNAFGAKMIQGDFAPGFFLKHFIKDMRIAVEESDAVGLKLNVLKQVLSEYKELSKEGLDSEGTQALYKYYQK; encoded by the coding sequence ATGAAAAATATTGGATTTATCGGAACCGGCATCATGGGAAAATCGATGCTTCGTAACCTTAAAAAAGCAGGCTACACGATGCACTGCTATGCTCGTCACCCGGAGAAGGTGGCAGATCTGAAAGCAGAAGGCGTTACGGTTCATCCGACCATTGCCGAATGTGTCAAGGCCTGCGATATCATGATTACTATCGTCGGGTTCCCGAAGGATGTGGAAGAGGTATATTTTGGCAAGGGCGCTATTTTTGAAAGTGCTCATGAGGGAATGTACATCATTGATATGACAACGACGAGTCCGACACTTTCCAAGAAGCTCTATGCTCAAGGGAAAAAGCAGGGCCTTCATGTGATGGATGCTCCTGTGACCGGCGGTGATACCGGGGCTCGAAACGGGACCCTTTCTATTCTGGTCGGCGGTGATAAGGCTGATTATGAAAAGATGCTGCCTGTATTCAAAGGGATGGGGACCAATATCAACTACATGGGTGCAGCCGGAAATGGACAGCACGCCAAAATGGCAAATCAGATTATGATTGCCGGTGCCATGTCAGGTGTTTGTGAAGGCCTGAATTATGCCAAAGCAGAGGGCCTTGACCTTGAAACGCTGCTTAAGGCTGTTTCTACGGGCGCGGCCGGCAGTGCTCAGCTCAATGCTTTCGGAGCTAAGATGATTCAGGGCGATTTTGCACCGGGATTCTTCCTGAAGCATTTTATTAAGGATATGCGTATTGCTGTGGAAGAATCCGATGCCGTGGGCCTCAAATTAAACGTTTTGAAGCAGGTGCTTTCGGAATATAAGGAACTGTCCAAGGAAGGGCTGGACAGCGAGGGAACTCAGGCGCTTTATAAGTATTATCAAAAATGA
- a CDS encoding LysM peptidoglycan-binding domain-containing protein yields the protein MKRLSCLLLLVMAGLFCLGFAFSKEDTVQFHKERVMVYSGDSLWSIASRRTADGEDVREVIDRIVKENKLDQTQAIQPGQVLIVTVKGAGQQLAVK from the coding sequence ATGAAACGTTTGAGCTGTCTTTTACTTTTGGTCATGGCCGGACTTTTCTGCCTTGGTTTTGCATTCTCAAAAGAAGACACTGTACAATTCCACAAAGAACGCGTCATGGTCTACTCCGGCGACAGTCTCTGGAGCATTGCCAGCCGTCGGACTGCCGACGGTGAAGACGTCCGCGAAGTGATTGATCGTATCGTCAAAGAAAATAAACTGGACCAAACCCAGGCCATCCAGCCCGGACAGGTTCTCATTGTCACTGTCAAAGGAGCAGGTCAGCAGCTTGCTGTTAAATAA
- the ggt gene encoding gamma-glutamyltransferase encodes MFTCAKAKGRKKAFTAMALVLSLLGSSVTMAAPANELLTSNGSGMVVSSQPLADKIGQDVLNKGGNAIDAAVAVGYALAVCHPNAGNIGGGGFAVIHLKDGEDLALDFREVAPGKATRDMYLDDEGNVDSSKSRVGYLSVGVPGTVAGMSEMLNKYGTKSLKELIAPSIEMAEKGFTVSRNMAGTLQDVGTERFTPYKASRKYFLHKDGSLYKEGELFVQKDLAKVLRRIADDPRDFYTGKTAKLIVKDMEENGGLITADDLAKYKPVWRKPSETTYRGYKIISMAPPSSGGPIIAEILNIMENADIQKSGFGTPQTIHIMAEAMRRAYADRSEYFGDPDFVDVPVKELTDKAYAKKLYETIDATKATPSSLVKPGLGPIKEGTQTTHYSVVDRLGNAVSVTYTINDWYGSGVAVEGAGFLLNDEMDDFSAKPGVPNMYGVIGGDANSIAPYKRPLSSMSPSIISKDGKIFMVVGSPGGSRIITTVLQVISNVIDHKMPVNEAVSAPRFHMQWLPDEIRLEPDNGLSDKDKADLEARGYHLTVKPYMGDVNAIIIDPETGKMTGSHDSRTDLSFIEVTTTKK; translated from the coding sequence ATGTTTACTTGTGCAAAAGCAAAGGGAAGAAAGAAAGCCTTTACAGCGATGGCGCTGGTCCTGTCGCTCTTAGGCTCATCAGTCACCATGGCCGCTCCGGCAAACGAACTTTTAACCAGTAACGGTTCGGGCATGGTCGTTTCTTCCCAGCCTCTGGCCGACAAGATTGGGCAAGACGTTCTCAATAAGGGTGGAAATGCTATCGACGCAGCGGTTGCCGTAGGATACGCCCTTGCCGTCTGTCACCCCAATGCCGGCAACATCGGCGGCGGTGGATTTGCCGTCATCCATTTGAAAGACGGAGAAGACCTGGCCCTTGATTTTCGTGAAGTCGCACCGGGCAAGGCTACGCGTGACATGTACCTGGATGACGAAGGAAATGTCGACAGCAGCAAGAGCCGCGTAGGCTACCTTTCCGTCGGTGTCCCCGGGACGGTCGCCGGTATGAGCGAGATGCTCAATAAATACGGAACCAAGAGCCTGAAAGAACTGATTGCTCCCTCTATCGAAATGGCAGAAAAAGGCTTTACTGTCTCAAGAAACATGGCTGGAACTTTACAAGATGTCGGAACAGAACGCTTCACACCTTATAAAGCATCCCGCAAATATTTCCTCCACAAGGACGGCAGCCTTTATAAGGAAGGCGAACTCTTTGTACAGAAGGATCTGGCCAAAGTCCTGCGCCGTATTGCCGATGATCCGCGTGATTTTTACACAGGAAAAACGGCTAAGCTCATTGTAAAGGATATGGAAGAAAATGGCGGGCTCATCACAGCTGATGACCTGGCCAAATATAAACCGGTATGGCGCAAGCCCAGTGAGACCACCTATCGCGGATATAAGATTATTTCCATGGCTCCGCCTTCATCGGGAGGGCCCATCATTGCGGAAATCCTGAATATCATGGAAAATGCGGATATCCAAAAGAGCGGATTCGGGACACCGCAAACTATCCACATCATGGCAGAAGCGATGCGCCGCGCATACGCGGACCGGAGCGAGTATTTCGGAGATCCTGATTTCGTCGATGTCCCGGTAAAAGAACTCACTGATAAAGCGTATGCCAAAAAACTTTATGAAACCATCGATGCTACAAAGGCTACGCCGAGCAGCCTTGTAAAACCTGGCCTGGGCCCGATTAAAGAAGGCACACAGACCACTCACTATTCCGTAGTTGACCGTTTGGGCAATGCAGTTTCCGTCACGTACACCATCAATGATTGGTACGGAAGCGGTGTTGCTGTAGAGGGTGCCGGTTTCCTCCTTAATGACGAGATGGATGACTTCTCAGCAAAGCCTGGCGTTCCTAATATGTACGGGGTTATCGGCGGCGATGCCAACTCGATTGCCCCCTACAAACGGCCTCTCAGCTCCATGAGCCCTTCCATCATCTCCAAAGATGGAAAGATTTTCATGGTCGTCGGAAGCCCGGGCGGCAGCCGCATCATTACGACGGTTCTCCAGGTTATCTCCAACGTCATTGATCACAAAATGCCCGTCAATGAAGCCGTCTCCGCACCTCGCTTCCACATGCAGTGGCTGCCTGACGAGATCAGGCTGGAACCGGATAACGGTTTATCCGATAAGGATAAGGCTGACCTTGAAGCCCGCGGCTATCACCTGACAGTGAAACCTTATATGGGCGACGTAAACGCCATCATCATTGACCCGGAAACGGGTAAGATGACTGGCAGCCACGATTCGAGAACCGATCTCAGCTTCATCGAAGTAACAACAACCAAAAAGTAA
- a CDS encoding (2Fe-2S)-binding protein, with amino-acid sequence MNNVNECCHECNTQKIDQTKDNCPVCNKGGISVSKVTVEHLVTDDYLKLVDGEQYKICMNGDCSVVYYNVDNGVRFLKEQVKVPVWFKKDADPKYACYCSEVTEGQVIEAVVKHGAKTVKEINAITGAMKNPNCKENNPLGVCCHKIIQEAIDKGLTMK; translated from the coding sequence ATGAACAATGTTAATGAATGTTGCCATGAGTGCAATACACAGAAAATAGATCAAACTAAGGATAATTGCCCGGTATGCAATAAAGGAGGAATTTCTGTTAGTAAAGTGACCGTTGAGCACTTAGTAACAGACGATTATCTCAAGTTAGTAGATGGGGAGCAATATAAGATTTGCATGAATGGAGATTGTAGTGTTGTCTACTATAACGTTGATAATGGGGTAAGATTCTTAAAAGAACAAGTTAAAGTTCCTGTCTGGTTTAAGAAAGATGCAGATCCTAAGTATGCTTGTTATTGTAGCGAAGTCACAGAAGGTCAGGTAATTGAAGCAGTTGTAAAGCATGGTGCGAAAACCGTAAAAGAAATAAATGCCATAACAGGAGCAATGAAAAATCCTAATTGTAAAGAAAACAATCCGTTGGGGGTTTGTTGTCATAAGATTATTCAGGAAGCTATCGATAAAGGCTTAACCATGAAATGA
- a CDS encoding outer membrane beta-barrel protein translates to MKKKVVVATLMALVAGASIASAAPQTTWDQGEWQLDLGAWDPKAKTYGHDSETKWNFYGGLGYGISDKWALRYDYHGLKTDAGDFDTDGDEHEVNLLYSLGKNVALFAGWNRINNDFGHGFDETNNVAQFGVATKFDLAKNLALYAEGALGTKSTSLWEAGLSYTINDDWDINAGYRYVDTELNDDHNIKYRGFLVGLSYRFGGHKAEAAPVVEEPAPVVEEPVAEPAHVYNDYYLDSIHFASDEDQPLASEKSKMDNIVKVAKDHPDSTFKLVGNTDSDASDAYNEDLSKRRVDNVAQYVANNGVSSDRLTLNYKGEKDPVASNSTEQGKADNRRVDVWEHK, encoded by the coding sequence ATGAAGAAGAAGGTAGTTGTTGCTACGCTGATGGCACTCGTTGCTGGGGCTTCTATCGCCAGCGCAGCACCGCAAACAACTTGGGATCAGGGAGAATGGCAGCTCGATTTGGGCGCCTGGGATCCGAAAGCAAAAACCTATGGACATGACAGCGAGACGAAATGGAATTTCTATGGTGGCCTGGGTTACGGTATTTCCGATAAATGGGCTCTGCGCTATGACTATCATGGCCTGAAGACCGACGCCGGTGATTTCGATACCGATGGCGATGAACACGAAGTTAATCTGCTGTACAGCCTGGGCAAGAACGTTGCTCTGTTTGCCGGCTGGAACCGCATCAACAATGACTTTGGACATGGCTTTGACGAAACCAACAACGTGGCTCAATTTGGTGTAGCTACGAAGTTTGATCTTGCTAAGAACCTGGCTCTGTACGCTGAAGGCGCACTGGGCACGAAGAGCACTTCCCTGTGGGAAGCTGGTCTTTCTTACACGATCAATGATGACTGGGACATCAACGCCGGTTACCGTTATGTTGATACCGAACTGAATGATGACCACAACATCAAATATCGTGGCTTCCTGGTAGGTCTGTCCTATCGTTTCGGCGGCCATAAGGCAGAAGCTGCTCCTGTTGTTGAAGAACCGGCTCCTGTAGTAGAAGAACCGGTTGCTGAACCGGCTCATGTCTACAATGATTACTATCTGGACAGCATCCACTTCGCTTCTGACGAAGATCAGCCGCTTGCTTCTGAAAAATCTAAGATGGATAATATCGTTAAGGTAGCTAAGGATCATCCGGATTCCACCTTCAAACTGGTTGGCAATACGGACTCCGATGCTTCTGATGCTTACAACGAAGACCTGTCCAAGCGCCGTGTTGACAACGTAGCTCAATATGTTGCAAACAACGGTGTTTCCAGTGATCGCCTGACCCTGAACTATAAGGGCGAAAAGGATCCTGTTGCTTCCAACTCTACTGAACAAGGCAAGGCTGACAACCGCCGTGTTGATGTTTGGGAACACAAATAA
- a CDS encoding type III PLP-dependent enzyme: MNEQSFFQLSQDAVTQLAERYGTPLLVLSLEQVEKNYDILQNHFPQMKIHYAMKANPDLRILETMINKGAEFDVASDGEINLLSSIGVSGDRMIYANPIKTESGLKACVEAGVTRMTFDSETEIAKIAKFVPHATVLLRLRIDNPKAHVDLNKKFGAPRDRAIALMLKAREAGLDMAGIAIHVGSQVTVADPYLHAFDIVKGLQEEAAGYGLELPILDIGGGFPIPETGVHYNLSAMLDQIAARLYEDFPDKEIWSEPGRYMAGTAQNLITKVIGVNERNGQTWYFLNDGIYGTFSGVIFDQWDFKLISFKEGRKIPATFAGPSCDSLDIMFRGKMTEPLEVDDLLLVPVCGAYTSASATTFNGFKKARTVIWEEVRKELGLEQQEQLSLAV, encoded by the coding sequence ATGAACGAACAAAGTTTTTTCCAATTGTCTCAAGATGCAGTAACTCAGTTAGCTGAACGCTATGGTACTCCCTTACTGGTGCTTTCTTTAGAACAAGTTGAGAAAAACTATGATATTCTGCAGAACCATTTTCCGCAGATGAAAATTCACTATGCAATGAAAGCCAATCCGGATCTGCGGATCCTGGAGACGATGATAAATAAAGGTGCTGAATTCGATGTCGCCAGTGACGGAGAAATCAATCTGCTGTCCAGCATCGGCGTGTCCGGTGACCGGATGATCTATGCTAACCCTATTAAGACCGAAAGTGGTCTGAAGGCCTGTGTGGAAGCCGGTGTGACCCGCATGACTTTTGACAGCGAAACCGAAATTGCGAAGATTGCCAAGTTTGTACCTCACGCAACGGTTCTGCTGCGTCTGCGTATCGATAATCCCAAGGCTCATGTGGACCTTAACAAGAAATTTGGTGCACCTCGCGACAGAGCTATTGCTCTTATGCTGAAAGCCCGCGAAGCAGGCCTTGATATGGCTGGCATTGCCATTCATGTCGGCAGTCAGGTGACGGTGGCAGATCCGTACCTGCACGCCTTTGACATTGTTAAAGGACTTCAGGAAGAAGCTGCAGGCTACGGCCTGGAGCTGCCAATCCTGGATATTGGCGGCGGTTTTCCGATTCCTGAAACGGGCGTTCATTACAATTTGTCAGCCATGCTCGACCAGATTGCTGCCCGTCTGTATGAAGATTTTCCGGATAAGGAAATCTGGAGCGAACCGGGCCGTTATATGGCCGGAACGGCACAGAACCTGATTACAAAGGTTATCGGCGTCAACGAACGGAATGGCCAGACCTGGTATTTCCTGAATGACGGGATTTACGGAACTTTCTCCGGTGTGATTTTCGATCAGTGGGATTTCAAACTGATCAGCTTTAAGGAAGGCCGCAAAATTCCGGCAACCTTTGCCGGCCCGAGCTGTGATTCCCTTGATATTATGTTCCGCGGTAAGATGACGGAACCGCTCGAGGTCGATGACCTCCTGCTTGTACCTGTCTGCGGCGCTTACACGTCTGCTTCCGCAACTACCTTCAACGGTTTCAAGAAAGCTCGTACGGTAATTTGGGAAGAAGTTCGCAAGGAACTGGGCTTGGAGCAGCAGGAACAGCTGTCCCTGGCTGTGTGA